The genomic DNA CAGTCCAGCCCCTCGAAAGTCACGCGGACTTTGCCAGTAACTGGCTGTTTGTCGATGCCGCTTGGAACGCTACGCGGTCCGAGAGGAGCGATTTTTCCGGCAAGGACAGAGTGGATGCATGTTTCCGTCATCACGACCTACTCGCTGATCAGCTTCACGCGGTCACCGACCGAAACCGTCGCCCCTGCCGACATGGCATTGAGAAGGCGGAACAGTTCCAATTTGCGGGTGGTGCCCTGCATGCGTGCCGACAGGCTGGCCAGCGTGTCGCCCGGCTTCACCGTCACGACGCGGATGCGCAGCGGCTTGATGGCGTTCTGTTCGGCAGGCGACAGCAAGCGGAAGGATTGCGTGACCGTCTGCGAAGCAGGCAGAAGGGCGTTGCTGCCTTTCGGTGCTGCTGTCAGGAAGCGATAGACCTTGTTGTTTGCACCGATGACCACAATGTCGAACTGCCACCGGTCGGCGCTGGCGCGCGCAGTCGCGGCGGGCAACCCGTTGATGGTGGTGGTCTGGATCGAACTGTCGTCGAGACCGGTTACCCAGCCCGAGCGGATATAGTCGGCAAGGTTTGATCCCGCCGGAAGAGATGCGCCATCGAAACGAATGGCAACTTCGCCGGGGCCGCTTGCCATGACCGCATTGGCCGAATTGTCGATGGTGAAGCCATCTGGTGCGCGGAAAGTGACACCGAGCTTCGGATGGATGAAGGTCTGTTCGCGGACATAACCTTCATTGGGCGAGTCGCCGTAGAGAAGGCCGTCAATTCCGTTGAGGAAGGAATCGCGATCGGTTGTGCCGACGCCGGGTGCGCCGATGCGGCGTGCATGACCAAGCGCAAGCTGGATGCGCTGCGGCGTTGCCGGATGGCTTGCAAGAAAGTCGAGGCTGGCATCGGTCGCGCCCGAAACCGAACGAAAGCCCTGATAGGCTTCCATAGATTGCAGGAAACGCGCCGAAGCGAACGGATCGTAACCGGCTTCGCCGATCATCTTGATGCCGATGGCATCCGCCTGCAATTCCTGATTGCGCGAGAACTGCGCAAGCCGAAGCTTGCCGCGCAGGGCTTCCTCGCGGCTGGCAGATTCATTGTGTAACACTTCGCTGGCGACACGTCCGGCGATGGCCGTTTCGGCTTCCTTCTCCTGGCGCAGAATGCCGTGATTGGCGATGACATGGCCCATTTCGTGGGCAATCACGGCGGCGACTTCGGAAGAGTCGTTGGCGAGTGCAAGCAGGCCGCGCGTAACGTAGAGATAGCCGCCCGGCAATGCGAAGGCATTGATATTGGGACTATCGAGAATGGTGATGCGATAGGTCTGGTCCGGCTTGTCGGTAACCGTCGTCAGCTTGCCGACGATCTTGGCCACCATACGTTCAAGCCTCTGGTCCTTGTACTCGCCGCCATAGGTCGCGAGAATGCGCGGATGTTGTTGCGCACCGAGCTGCGCCAGCCGGTCATTGCGCGTCACATTGTCGACCGTCACGGGATTGTCGGAAGGCTGCAGTCCAAGATCCTTGCTGGAATTGATCGACTGGCAACCTGAAATCAGGGCGACCGCAAGCAAGCCAAGACCGATGGCTGGTTTCCGCCAATTGTGCTGCGTCCATTCTGGCAGGGAGATGGGTAGACACAGGAAGGCCCGGGAACGGGTCGATTGACGGAACAGTATTTTATCCTCGCTTCTGAATCAGATTGCTTGATCCGGGGCCAAATCTAGCCACAGACCAGAAAGCGTACAAGCCGTACATGGGCACTATAAGAAAGCTGTAGCCGGTTCTTCCGGCAGATTGCGAACAAAATATGTCCGCAACCGTAACTCTATTTGAGGTTTAGCGCC from Brucella anthropi ATCC 49188 includes the following:
- the cdlP gene encoding cell division protease CdlP — protein: MPEWTQHNWRKPAIGLGLLAVALISGCQSINSSKDLGLQPSDNPVTVDNVTRNDRLAQLGAQQHPRILATYGGEYKDQRLERMVAKIVGKLTTVTDKPDQTYRITILDSPNINAFALPGGYLYVTRGLLALANDSSEVAAVIAHEMGHVIANHGILRQEKEAETAIAGRVASEVLHNESASREEALRGKLRLAQFSRNQELQADAIGIKMIGEAGYDPFASARFLQSMEAYQGFRSVSGATDASLDFLASHPATPQRIQLALGHARRIGAPGVGTTDRDSFLNGIDGLLYGDSPNEGYVREQTFIHPKLGVTFRAPDGFTIDNSANAVMASGPGEVAIRFDGASLPAGSNLADYIRSGWVTGLDDSSIQTTTINGLPAATARASADRWQFDIVVIGANNKVYRFLTAAPKGSNALLPASQTVTQSFRLLSPAEQNAIKPLRIRVVTVKPGDTLASLSARMQGTTRKLELFRLLNAMSAGATVSVGDRVKLISE